A section of the Leminorella richardii genome encodes:
- the raiA gene encoding ribosome-associated translation inhibitor RaiA: protein MTVNITSKQMDITPAIRTHVEDRLKKLEKWQVQLINPHIVLSKEPKVFVADATITTPNGPLVASAKHEDMYAAINELLLKLERQLNKVQHKGEARRADGSVKEANLQQLQED, encoded by the coding sequence ATGACAGTAAATATCACCAGCAAACAAATGGATATTACCCCGGCAATTCGCACTCACGTCGAAGACCGTCTTAAAAAGCTGGAGAAATGGCAGGTTCAGTTAATTAATCCACACATCGTTCTCTCTAAAGAACCCAAAGTGTTCGTTGCCGACGCGACGATAACTACGCCGAACGGCCCGCTAGTCGCCAGCGCCAAGCACGAAGATATGTATGCGGCGATCAATGAACTGCTGCTGAAGCTGGAGCGTCAGCTCAACAAAGTGCAGCACAAGGGTGAAGCGCGCCGCGCTGACGGCAGTGTGAAAGAAGCAAATCTGCAACAGCTGCAAGAAGATTGA